Proteins from a genomic interval of Trifolium pratense cultivar HEN17-A07 linkage group LG6, ARS_RC_1.1, whole genome shotgun sequence:
- the LOC123888493 gene encoding uncharacterized protein LOC123888493, producing MATPKEHVEEIRTTKFSIGGKPNPLTEDLHHAVRNLSAELYAKDVHFLMELIQNAEDNHYNEGVKPTLEFVVTSDDITGTGAPATLLIFNNEKGFSPKNIESICSVGRSTKKGNRSSGYIGEKGIGFKSVFLVTAQPYIFSNGYQIRFDEKPCPHCSLGYVVPEWVEEKPTLVDIKKIYGKDSLPTTTFVLPLKPDKVKPVKQQLSSVHPEVLLFLTKIRHLSVREVNENPKQNTVTAVSISSEINFVTRKNMNAESYTLHLSAEENSDAEKECSYYMWKQKFPVRSENVVERRTDVEEWVVTLAFPNQERLHRGKSSPGVYAFLPTEMITNFPFIIQADFVLASSRETILLDNKWNQGILECVPSAFMDAFKTLVIGSGEAPVSSLVRMFKFLPIESSPFEKFNYVRDKIKAKLVDENIVPIETYTEQNHFYKPGEVSRLLPEFWNILTKARDERVHLLNLSSHDGRKILSSAFDNSDYDLVLNFLGVKSVNVDWYAKCIQSSNLVDGVSEDLYLQLLLFVAKNWSSRFEDTNITSIPMIKYVAFDGSQSSFSLNECTQQHAGSKRVVIADSSQSNACWLINWNKEFACVSNRFFMPESTQKAILRLAQKQTLMEWLSNDVYVTNLSVYDFANVLCSSVKNNSKHAIAYAHFLYHSFLKGYLSSREVDCLCSSMPLVDNYGCITDKRKGVLVPANVSKWADLIVSNPWRHENYVELGKEYLNSSSYAGEYTSSGKLIDFLKTHVGASDIPHISPPNAGFSAVDTPLTKDNAFLLLDWIRNLKYKGEHLPERFLRSIKEGSWLKVTVNGYRPPSKSFLISSPLGKILQSGSVLVDIPLIDESFYGDRINKYKEELKTIGVMSSCEEACKFIGKELMSRAASFTLSKNHVLLMLNFIQYLRKSLLPLDEFVDSIKEGSWLKTSHGFRSPVGSVLNDSGWQVASQISNIPFIDQSYFGQEIYSYKEELKLLGVIVGLSGNYQIVIDHLKLPSNLTAEAVLLLMHCIRLLNAPSKLLTSLKVTSCLKTNMGFKIPSECFLYDQVWGCILDVFNCFPVIDHEFYGSKILDYKGELRQIGVVVDFGDAIKSFASLFKEKAATKTSLNKENVMSFLSCCKLLKGTEYIFPSDFSTIILNQKWLYTKLGCHTYPRKCILYGPEWKFISSITCLPFIDDSDKFYGPAIHRYKEELKTLGVVTEFKNGMRFVPECLSFPSDPSTISPESVFSLLECIQSLLQEHKISIDDDFRKRLSRNWLKTHAGYRPPEMCLLFDSKWSSFFNPTDGPFIDENFYGPKMSSFQKTLKAIGITVDLENGCALLASHLHSLSNTDNILKIYRYLSGYNWKPEEKADRKIWSPNGNDGGKWVNSEECIIHDPDKLFSLKFYVLEDIYDRKILPFFTFAMEVRSKPSLDDYVDVWNDWERSLDELSYDKCSKFWMYIMKNFSTNTEKKLSERLIKLPVTTGSNEIFLLAKEDVFIPDNLHLKKLFEQEKIFVWYPQQNFGPLSICKIYDIYRKIGARNISESLCKVESSVANDNAVELVQIDHCNIFNLKGLVKLILGFLACSSLKMEPEKRHEAVQGLLNLSFLETLEPVSVSYSLSLSSGYIITKKDDKMVRWEKQSSRFFIQKMEEPQVTALKYATYFSETISEGVLCENHDFVPGLSELITLGFVLKFKNEDIDFLMESKNLQIFCEDEKLLSSAFPSD from the exons ATGGCTACTCCAAAAGAACACGTTGAAGAGATAAGAACAACAAAGTTCTCTATTGGAGGGAAACCTAATCCTTTGACTGAAGATCTGCATCATGCTGTCAGGAATCTCTCTGCTGAACTTTATGCAAAGGATGTTCATTTCCTCATGGAACTTATTCAA AATGCCGAGGATAATCACTACAATGAAGGAGTGAAGCCAACGTTGGAGTTTGTCGTAACTTCTGATGACATTACTGGTACTGGTGCTCCAGCTACATTACTTATTTTCAATAATGAAAAGGGTTTCTCTCCAAAGAACATTGAGTCCATTTGCAGTGTTGGACGATCAACGAAAAAAGGCAATAGGAGCAGTGGTTACATAGGAGAGAAAG GTATTGGGTTCAAGAGTGTGTTTCTGGTTACTGCTCAGCCTTATATATTTAGCAATGGATATCAGATAAGGTTTGATGAGAAACCTTGTCCACATTGCAGTCTCGGGTATGTAGTTCCTGAATGGGTTGAAGAGAAGCCAACACTTGTTGACATCAAGAAGATATATGGTAAAGATTCCCTTCCAACTACAACATTTGTCTTGCCTCTGAAGCCGGATAAGGTCAAACCTGTTAAACAGCAGCTATCAAGTGTTCATCCAGAAGTCCTTTTGTTTCTGACTAAAATCCGACACCTTTCTGTCAGAGAAGTTAATGAGAATCCCAAACAGAACACTGTGACTGCTGTATCTATTTCAAGCGAAATTAACTTTGTGACAAGGAAAAACATGAATGCTGAGTCTTACACACTCCATCTCTCGGCGGAAGAAAATAGTGATGCTGAGAAGGAATGCAGCTACTACATGTGGAAGCAAAAGTTTCCAGTAAGGTCGGAAAATGTGGTTGAAAGGAGAACGGATGTGGAAGAATGGGTTGTGACACTGGCCTTCCCTAATCAAGAGAGGCTTCATAGAGGCAAAAGCTCACCAGGGGTCTATGCTTTTCTTCCTACAGAGATGATCACCAACTTTCCATTCATTATTCAAGCCGATTTTGTCCTTGCCTCATCAAGGGAGACAATTCTCTTGGATAATAAATGGAACCAAGGGATACTTGAATGTGTTCCTTCAGCATTTATGGATGCATTCAAAACACTTGTCATAGGATCAGGTGAAGCTCCAGTATCCAGTTTGGTTCGTATGTTCAAGTTCCTTCCCATAGAAAGTTCTCCGTTTGAGAAGTTTAATTATGTCAGGGACAAAATCAAAGCCAAATTGGTTGACGAAAATATTGTCCCGATTGAAACATACACCGAGCAGAACCACTTCTATAAGCCTGGTGAAGTTAGCAGGCTACTGCCTGAATTCTGGAATATCTTGACTAAAGCTCGGGATGAAAGAGTGCACTTGCTTAACCTTTCTTCTCATGATGGCAGGAAGATATTAAGCTCAGCTTTTGATAATAGTGACTATGATCTCGTACTCAATTTTTTAGGGGTGAAATCAGTGAATGTTGATTGGTATGCAAAGTGCATCCAGAGTTCTAATCTTGTGGATGGTGTATCAGAAGATCTCTATCTTCAGCTTTTACTTTTTGTCGCAAAAAACTGGTCTTCAAGATTTGAGGACACAAACATAACTAGCATTCCAATGATTAAATATGTGGCTTTTGATGGAAGTCAATCCTCGTTCAGTCTTAATGAATGCACACAGCAGCATGCTGGTTCCAAGCGAGTAGTAATAGCAGACTCAAGTCAGTCTAATGCTTGTTGGCTGATCAATTGGAACAAGGAATTTGCATGTGTGTCAAACAGGTTTTTTATGCCAGAAAGCACACAAAAAGCTATCTTGCGTTTGGCCCAGAAACAGACTTTGATGGAATGGCTTTCAAATGATGTTTATGTTACTAATTTGAGTGTGTATGATTTTGCAAACGTCCTCTGCAGTTCTGTTAAAAATAACAGCAAACATGCCATTGCTTATGCTCATTTCTTATACCACTCATTTTTAAAAGGGTATTTGTCAAGCCGGGAGGTTGATTGCCTATGTAGCTCTATGCCACTTGTGGACAACTATGGATGCATCACAGATAAAAGAAAAGGAGTTCTTGTGCCTGCAAATGTGAGCAAATGGGCAGATTTGATTGTTTCCAATCCATGGAGACATGAAAATTATGTTGAGCTTGGAAAGGAGTACCTAAATTCATCATCTTATGCAGGCGAATATACAAGTTCCGGGAAGCTAATTGATTTCCTCAAAACTCATGTCGGAGCTTCTGACATACCACATATATCTCCTCCAAATGCTGGGTTTTCAGCGGTAGATACACCGCTAACCAAAGACAATGCCTTCTTACTTTTGGATTGGATCCGGAATCTGAAGTATAAGGGAGAGCACCTACCAGAGAGGTTTTTAAGAAGTATAAAAGAGGGCAGCTGGCTTAAAGTTACTGTCAATGGATACCGGCCTCCTTCAAAGTCGTTCTTAATTAGTTCACCATTGGGAAAAATATTGCAAAGTGGTTCTGTTCTTGTTGATATTCCTCTGATCGATGAGAGTTTCTATGGGGATAGAATAAACAAGTACAAGGAGGAGTTGAAAACAATTGGAGTGATGTCCAGTTGTGAGGAAGCTTGCAAATTCATTGGAAAAGAACTCATGTCTCGCGCAGCTTCCTTCACTTTAAGTAAGAATCATGTTCTTTTGATGCTTAACTTCATTCAATATCTCAGGAAAAGTCTACTCcctttggatgaatttgtggaCAGCATCAAGGAGGGAAGCTGGCTAAAGACATCACATGGTTTTAGGTCTCCTGTGGGATCTGTATTGAATGATTCCGGATGGCAAGTTGCATCCCAAATAAGTAATATCCCTTTCATTGATCAATCTTATTTTGGTCAGGAAATATATAGTTACAAAGAGGAGCTCAAGTTGCTTGGAGTGATTGTTGGATTATCTGGAAATTACCAAATTGTTATAGATCATCTAAAACTGCCCTCAAATTTGACAGCCGAGGCCGTTCTTTTGCTAATGCATTGTATCAGATTATTGAATGCCCCTAGCAAACTCTTAACTTCACTGAAGGTAacaagctgcttgaagacaaataTGGGTTTCAAGATACCAAGTGAATGTTTCTTGTATGACCAGGTGTGGGGCTGCATTTTGGATGTATTCAATTGCTTTCCTGTGATTGATCATGAATTTTATGGAAGTAAGATTTTGGATTACAAAGGTGAACTTAGGCAAATCGGTGTGGTTGTTGATTTTGGAGATGCTATCAAAAGCTTTGCTTCTCTCTTCAAAGAGAAGGCGGCGACAAAAACTTCATTGAACAAAGAAAATGTCATGTCTTTTCTTTCTTGCTGCAAGCTGCTGAAAGGAACTGAGTATATATTTCCTTCTGATTTCTCAACCATTATACTTAATCAGAAGTGGCTGTATACCAAGCTTGGTTGTCATACATACCCAAGAAAGTGTATTTTATATGGTCCGGAATGGAAATTTATATCTTCAATTACCTGTCTCCCTTTCATTGACGACAGTGACAAATTTTATGGTCCTGCAATACATCGATACAAGGAAGAGCTGAAGACCCTTGGTGTTGTTACTGAATTCAAAAATGGAATGAGGTTTGTGCCAGAATGTCTGAGTTTTCCTTCAGATCCCTCCACCATTAGTCCTGAAAGTGTGTTTTCTTTACTGGAATGCATCCAAAGTCTATTGCAAGAGCATAAGATTTCAATCGATGATGACTTCAGAAAGAGATTGTCCAGAAATTGGTTAAAGACACATGCTGGTTATAGGCCTCCTGAGATGTGTTTGTTGTTTGATTCCAAGTGGAGTTCTTTCTTTAATCCAACTGATGGACCTTTTATAGATGAAAATTTTTATGGACCTAAAATGTCATCTTTCCAGAAAACTCTCAAAGCGATAGGAATCACTGTTGACCTAGAGAATGGGTGTGCCTTGCTTGCCAGTCACCTTCACTCTCTCTCTAACACTGATAATATTCTGAAAATTTATAG GTACTTGTCCGGATACAATTGGAAACCAGAGGAGAAAGCTGACAGGAAAATTTGGAGTCCGAATGGAAATGATGGTGGAAAGTGGGTCAACTCTGAGGAGTGCATCATACATGACCCGGATAAGctttttagtttaaaattttatgttctTGAAGATATCTATGATAGGAAGATTCTTCCCTTCTTTACCTTTGCCATGGAAGTCAGGAGTAAACCCTCACTTGATGATTATGTTGATGTTTGGAATGATTGGGAGAGATCATTGGACGAATTGTCATATGACAAGTGCTCGAAATTCTGGATGTATATCATGAAAAACTTCAGCACAAATACAGAGAAGAAACTTTCTGAGAGGCTGATCAAGCTTCCTGTAACAACAGGCAGCAATGAAATATTTCTGTTGGCTAAAGAAGATGTGTTTATTCCTGATAACCTTCACTTGAAGAAGCTTTTTGAGCAGGAGAAGATTTTTGTGTGGTATCCTCAGCAGAATTTTGGTCCATTGTCCATTTGCAAGATATACGACATCTACAGAAAGATCGGTGCTCGCAATATATCTGAATCACTATGCAAAGTAGAGTCATCTGTAGCTAATGATAATGCTGTCGAACTGGTGCAAATTGATCATTGCAATATTTTCAACTTAAAAGGTTTGGTTAAGCTCATTCTTGGTTTCCTTGCTTGTTCTAGCCTGAAAATGGAACCAGAAAAGAGGCATGAAGCTGTTCAAGGTCTACTCAACCTGAGTTTCCTTGAAACATTGGAGCCGGTCTCGGTAAGCTATAGTTTATCCCTGTCATCAGGGTACATCATTACAAAGAAAGATGACAAAATGGTGCGCTGGGAAAAGCAAAGTTCCAGGTTTTTCATCCAGAAGATGGAAGAGCCTCAGGTAACGGCACTGAAGTATGCAACATATTTCTCGGAAACAATATCAGAAGGTGTTTTGTGTGAGAATCATGATTTTGTTCCTGGTCTCTCTGAATTGATCACATTAGGTTTTGTGCTGAAGTTCAAGAATGAAGATATTGATTTTCTTATGGAGTCGAAGAATTTACAGATTTTCTGCGAGGATGAGAAGCTCCTCAGTTCTGCCTTTCCTTCTGATTAA